The Thermostichus vulcanus str. 'Rupite' genome has a segment encoding these proteins:
- a CDS encoding DUF2079 domain-containing protein: protein MITCAWIILLGCSVVRHHLFQSGGYDLGIFDQSVYLISRGEVPFSTIRGIHILGDHAAFILYPISLLYRIFPSVYWLFGIQALALALGALPTYHLALQATIGHRQALFIAGAYLVYPAIFNANLFDFHPEVLAVPLMLAAVLAVRAGQVGVFYLCLVGILSCKAVLSLTVIALGIWLLIWEHRRVEDLWQKRCQVAGWMAVVLGSVWFVIAVFWVIPQFSGDAPAAISHYSYLGHSVVEVVQNLFFKPRLVGSRLVSLDTLFYLFLLISPLIWGLSWRHWDPLFPALPTLVLNILSSNPAYRDLVHHYALPIIPFLILATIENLRTISLNIRFMRMSLAWSILAFLALGKYGFFGSIYLNSLETWQATRQAIAQITSDGGVLTTHELSPHLSHRSVIYFTDESRMSQGLTSMQWDLFDYVLLNTRFPGWQSSGEFSKALVRELQRQEQFQLLYHRDGVYLYSRLRPFAPRAR, encoded by the coding sequence ATGATAACCTGCGCCTGGATTATTTTGTTGGGCTGTAGTGTAGTGCGACATCATTTGTTTCAATCTGGGGGCTACGATCTTGGTATTTTCGATCAATCTGTTTATCTAATCAGTCGTGGAGAAGTGCCTTTTTCCACCATTCGAGGGATCCATATTCTTGGAGATCATGCTGCCTTTATTCTTTATCCTATCAGCTTGCTTTATCGAATTTTTCCCTCTGTCTACTGGCTGTTTGGGATCCAAGCCTTAGCACTGGCTTTAGGGGCACTGCCAACCTACCACCTTGCCTTACAAGCAACCATCGGTCACAGGCAAGCTCTGTTCATTGCAGGAGCTTACTTAGTTTATCCAGCCATTTTCAATGCCAACCTTTTTGACTTTCATCCAGAGGTCTTGGCTGTTCCCCTGATGCTGGCAGCGGTGTTGGCTGTACGTGCTGGTCAAGTGGGAGTCTTCTACCTCTGTCTAGTCGGTATCCTCAGTTGCAAGGCTGTCTTGTCCTTGACTGTCATTGCCTTGGGGATCTGGCTATTGATTTGGGAACATCGTCGAGTTGAGGATCTCTGGCAAAAGCGATGTCAAGTGGCCGGGTGGATGGCTGTGGTGCTGGGATCGGTGTGGTTTGTTATTGCAGTGTTCTGGGTTATTCCTCAATTTAGTGGTGATGCTCCGGCAGCGATCTCTCACTATAGTTATCTCGGCCACTCGGTGGTTGAGGTTGTCCAGAACCTATTTTTCAAGCCAAGGCTTGTCGGGAGTCGTTTGGTTTCTCTGGACACTCTATTTTACCTATTCTTGCTGATTTCACCCTTGATTTGGGGTCTTTCTTGGCGACATTGGGATCCCTTGTTCCCAGCCTTACCCACATTGGTTCTTAATATTTTGTCTAGCAATCCTGCTTATCGAGATCTCGTTCACCATTATGCCTTGCCCATCATTCCCTTTTTAATCTTAGCGACCATCGAAAACCTGAGGACAATTTCGTTGAATATTCGTTTTATGAGAATGAGTTTGGCATGGTCAATTTTGGCTTTTCTAGCTTTGGGAAAATATGGTTTTTTCGGGTCAATTTATCTCAATTCTTTAGAGACTTGGCAGGCAACTCGACAGGCTATTGCTCAGATCACTTCTGACGGGGGGGTGTTAACAACCCATGAACTCAGTCCCCATCTGAGCCATCGCTCGGTGATCTACTTCACTGATGAGAGCAGAATGTCTCAGGGACTTACCTCAATGCAATGGGATCTCTTTGATTATGTTTTGTTAAACACTCGTTTTCCAGGATGGCAAAGCAGTGGTGAGTTTTCTAAGGCTTTGGTCAGGGAACTGCAGCGCCAAGAACAATTTCAGCTGCTCTATCACCGGGATGGGGTATACCTATACTCCCGTTTACGGCCCTTTGCGCCAAGGGCACGCTAG
- a CDS encoding bifunctional riboflavin kinase/FAD synthetase has translation MHITSDLAQTLRPTAVAIGNFDGLHLGHQRVLRPIQESERGVRTVLTFHPHPQEVLTGRSQLLLTPPTEKLALLAQMGFEQVILFPFTAAFARQNPQEFIRDILEQGLRARHLSVGWDFCFAHRRSGNAQTLQTWGSDHCIPVEVIPETQFHGERVSSSRIRAALATGEVSTAADLLGRPYRLIGEVVQGDQRGRQLGFPTANLRLPPEKFLPRDGVYSVWVYLPGAVQALPGVMNIGHRPTFAGLQHTVEVHLLDWAGDLYGQELQVVLEGFIRTERRFPGVAELIEQIQQDCQTARIQLGLAEQVWVN, from the coding sequence GTGCATATCACCTCTGATCTGGCTCAAACCTTGCGACCCACCGCTGTCGCCATTGGGAATTTTGATGGGTTGCACCTTGGCCATCAGAGGGTACTGCGGCCTATTCAAGAGTCTGAACGGGGAGTACGCACTGTCCTCACCTTTCATCCTCACCCACAGGAGGTCTTGACGGGGCGCTCCCAACTGTTGCTCACCCCCCCCACAGAAAAGCTAGCCCTGTTGGCTCAAATGGGCTTTGAACAAGTAATTTTGTTCCCCTTTACCGCTGCCTTTGCCCGCCAAAATCCTCAAGAATTTATTCGGGACATTCTGGAGCAGGGTTTACGAGCCCGTCATCTCAGTGTGGGATGGGATTTCTGCTTTGCCCATCGCCGCTCCGGCAATGCCCAAACCCTGCAAACCTGGGGATCCGACCATTGCATTCCGGTGGAGGTGATCCCAGAAACCCAATTTCATGGGGAACGGGTCAGTAGCTCACGCATTCGCGCGGCTTTGGCTACCGGAGAGGTGTCAACAGCAGCGGATCTGTTGGGACGTCCCTACCGACTGATCGGGGAGGTGGTGCAGGGGGATCAACGGGGCCGCCAACTGGGCTTTCCCACCGCCAACTTGCGGTTGCCCCCGGAGAAATTTTTGCCTCGGGATGGGGTGTACAGCGTTTGGGTGTATTTGCCGGGCGCTGTTCAGGCTTTACCGGGTGTGATGAACATTGGACATCGTCCTACGTTTGCGGGCCTGCAACATACTGTTGAGGTGCATCTACTGGATTGGGCTGGGGATTTGTACGGGCAAGAGTTACAGGTGGTACTAGAAGGCTTTATTCGTACAGAGCGGCGCTTCCCTGGTGTGGCGGAGTTGATCGAACAAATTCAGCAGGATTGTCAAACAGCACGGATACAACTGGGCTTGGCTGAGCAGGTTTGGGTGAATTGA